In Elusimicrobium sp. An273, a genomic segment contains:
- a CDS encoding outer membrane beta-barrel protein encodes MKKITLLAVFLSMLCAWPTTASAQGIEKGDQMVSVFLGSAAPLNDSGVSAYSVTGEAVDTSTLDWGDASTSYGVQYMYALTPHFALGAEYNGNNFGDAEYEREYFVDWNNWGESEVNSKMDVQNFMIAGRYTVNPQSKVRFYIPLGLGVASSKATFDFNEVINMAGRLDRTNASESKRTTSFTYYVGLGLEGTFSQNWIWGVEGRYQGFQFDYGKFSDEYGTKNLSYFALLLKLGYRF; translated from the coding sequence ATGAAAAAAATCACGTTATTAGCCGTATTTTTAAGCATGTTGTGTGCTTGGCCGACGACCGCCTCTGCCCAAGGCATTGAAAAAGGCGACCAAATGGTTTCCGTCTTTTTGGGCAGCGCCGCCCCGCTGAACGATTCGGGCGTTTCTGCATACTCTGTTACGGGTGAAGCGGTTGACACTTCCACCTTAGATTGGGGGGATGCCTCTACGTCTTACGGCGTGCAGTATATGTACGCGCTTACGCCGCATTTCGCTTTGGGTGCCGAATACAACGGCAACAACTTCGGCGATGCCGAATATGAACGGGAATATTTTGTGGACTGGAACAATTGGGGTGAATCGGAAGTAAACAGCAAAATGGACGTACAAAATTTTATGATTGCCGGACGCTATACGGTAAACCCGCAGTCTAAAGTTCGCTTCTACATCCCGTTGGGCTTAGGGGTGGCTTCTTCCAAAGCGACTTTTGATTTTAATGAAGTAATCAACATGGCCGGACGCTTGGATCGCACGAATGCTTCGGAAAGCAAACGCACCACTTCGTTTACCTATTACGTTGGTTTAGGTTTGGAAGGAACGTTTAGCCAAAACTGGATTTGGGGCGTGGAAGGCCGCTACCAAGGCTTCCAGTTTGATTACGGCAAATTCAGCGACGAATACGGCACGAAAAATCTGAGCTACTTTGCGCTGTTGCTGAAACTGGGCTACCGCTTCTAA
- a CDS encoding tetratricopeptide repeat protein yields the protein MKKLLHWAAAGLLMLAAALPASSELTLPPDVMQYATEGINGVYSLDFDTAQKNIERVFKDYPDHPFAHFGNAMIAWSRYEYEYELSDDRQRKVFEQILDESIAGIKRWIKQYPEDPNAYMGIGALYGLRAMFTMRNRSWITAYFSGRRAIKNLEKSLELDPTYYDAYFGLGIYQYYAGTLPSVIKILAKIVAIKGDPDEGVAQLNLAREKAHFTSDSAKLILIEIQNTRNSKYYAPQKSLEYIRQLRAKYPKNPLMHYVEIICLYETAHYDEVTEQAEDFLKLIGTDPFYKDIYISRAYTALGTVQMQKGNFEQARALFEQGQQAIKNQEPSRWGVWNEVRLGEVYDVLGAREKAKKQYRYVLSFDDKWGFDDLAKKLLQTPYAVPASRDVGPLPPQA from the coding sequence ATGAAGAAGCTGCTCCACTGGGCGGCGGCCGGGCTGCTGATGCTGGCCGCGGCGCTTCCGGCGTCTTCGGAGCTGACGCTCCCGCCGGACGTGATGCAATACGCCACGGAAGGCATCAACGGCGTGTACAGCCTGGACTTTGACACCGCGCAAAAAAACATTGAGCGGGTGTTTAAGGACTATCCGGATCATCCGTTCGCCCACTTTGGCAACGCCATGATTGCCTGGAGCCGCTACGAGTACGAGTATGAACTGAGCGACGACCGCCAGCGCAAAGTATTTGAACAAATTTTGGATGAATCCATTGCGGGCATCAAACGCTGGATTAAACAATACCCCGAAGACCCCAACGCCTACATGGGCATTGGCGCCTTGTACGGCTTGCGCGCGATGTTTACCATGCGCAACCGCAGCTGGATTACGGCGTATTTCTCCGGGCGCAGAGCCATCAAAAACTTGGAAAAATCCCTCGAGTTGGATCCCACCTATTACGACGCTTATTTCGGCTTGGGTATTTACCAGTATTATGCGGGCACGCTGCCCTCGGTCATTAAAATTCTGGCCAAGATTGTGGCCATTAAAGGCGATCCGGACGAAGGCGTTGCCCAGCTAAACCTGGCGCGGGAAAAAGCGCATTTTACGTCCGACAGTGCTAAACTGATTTTAATTGAAATCCAAAATACGCGCAACAGCAAGTATTATGCCCCGCAAAAATCGCTGGAATACATCCGCCAGCTGCGCGCCAAATACCCCAAAAACCCGCTGATGCATTATGTGGAAATCATCTGTCTCTACGAAACCGCCCATTATGACGAAGTAACCGAACAAGCGGAAGACTTCTTAAAATTAATCGGCACCGATCCTTTTTATAAAGATATCTACATTTCCCGCGCGTATACGGCGCTGGGCACGGTGCAGATGCAAAAAGGAAATTTTGAGCAGGCCCGCGCCTTGTTTGAACAAGGGCAACAAGCCATTAAAAACCAAGAACCCAGCCGCTGGGGCGTGTGGAACGAAGTGCGCTTGGGCGAGGTGTATGACGTGCTGGGCGCGCGGGAAAAAGCCAAAAAACAATACCGCTACGTACTGTCGTTTGACGACAAATGGGGCTTTGACGATTTGGCTAAAAAACTGCTGCAAACGCCTTACGCCGTGCCTGCCAGCCGCGACGTAGGCCCGCTGCCGCCGCAGGCTTGA
- the serS gene encoding serine--tRNA ligase — protein sequence MLDIKYIVANPEEVKKRLSLRKPELAVQIDGVLEKYSAYKTVLARVEELRAKRNEMSKSIGKIKKEQGDDAAKEAMAQVGKLKEEMAVKEAEMEPLKKEINDLLLSIPNLPNEHIPVGVSDADNPEYLPCTIPLPKFNFKPLDHQAVGEKLGILDFEAAAALSGSRFALFKGDGARLERAIISFMLDMHAKKGYTEILPPVIVNEDILIGTGQLPKFREDMYELVGEPKQFLISTAEIPLTNLNRIRVIPEAELPIKLTAYSPCFRKESGTYGKDTRGLIRNHQFDKVELVMLSKPEHSYQMLEIMVSDAQEILKELGLPYHVVELCSGDIGFSSAKTYDIEVWMPSENRFREISSCSNCLDFQARRMGLRYKNAQGKQEYVHTLNGSGLAVGRTFAAILENFQQADGSVIIPPALRPYFGKDKIEAKK from the coding sequence ATGTTAGACATCAAATATATCGTTGCAAATCCTGAAGAAGTAAAAAAACGCCTGTCGCTTCGCAAGCCGGAATTGGCGGTGCAGATTGACGGCGTGCTGGAAAAATACAGCGCTTATAAAACCGTGCTGGCCCGTGTGGAGGAATTGCGCGCCAAACGCAACGAGATGTCTAAATCCATCGGCAAAATCAAAAAAGAACAGGGCGACGACGCCGCCAAAGAAGCCATGGCCCAGGTGGGAAAACTCAAAGAAGAAATGGCGGTAAAAGAAGCGGAAATGGAACCGCTTAAAAAAGAAATCAACGATTTGCTCTTAAGCATTCCCAACCTGCCCAACGAACACATTCCGGTGGGCGTGTCGGACGCGGACAACCCCGAATACCTGCCCTGCACGATTCCGCTGCCCAAATTTAATTTTAAACCGCTTGATCACCAAGCTGTAGGGGAAAAACTGGGCATTTTGGATTTTGAAGCCGCGGCCGCGTTGTCCGGCAGCAGGTTTGCTTTGTTTAAAGGTGACGGCGCCCGCCTGGAACGTGCGATTATTTCGTTTATGCTCGATATGCACGCCAAGAAAGGCTATACCGAAATTTTGCCGCCCGTGATTGTAAACGAAGATATTTTAATCGGCACCGGCCAGCTGCCCAAATTCCGCGAAGATATGTACGAACTGGTGGGCGAGCCGAAACAATTTTTAATTTCTACCGCCGAAATCCCGCTGACCAATTTAAACCGCATCCGCGTGATTCCCGAAGCGGAACTGCCCATTAAGCTGACGGCGTATTCGCCGTGTTTCCGCAAAGAATCGGGCACCTACGGCAAAGACACCCGCGGCCTCATCCGCAACCACCAATTTGATAAAGTGGAACTCGTGATGCTCTCCAAGCCGGAACATTCGTACCAAATGTTGGAGATTATGGTGTCGGACGCGCAGGAAATTTTGAAAGAACTGGGCCTGCCGTACCATGTGGTGGAACTATGCAGCGGCGACATTGGTTTCTCGTCGGCCAAAACATATGATATTGAGGTTTGGATGCCCAGCGAAAACCGCTTCCGTGAAATTTCTTCCTGCTCCAACTGCCTGGACTTTCAGGCCCGCCGCATGGGCCTGCGCTACAAAAATGCGCAAGGCAAGCAGGAATATGTGCACACCTTAAACGGCAGCGGGCTGGCCGTCGGCCGCACCTTTGCCGCCATTTTGGAAAACTTCCAGCAGGCGGACGGCTCTGTCATTATTCCGCCGGCCTTGCGCCCGTATTTTGGCAAAGACAAAATTGAGGCCAAAAAATAA
- a CDS encoding CsgG/HfaB family protein, whose amino-acid sequence MKKILTLALFCLLALNGCTPKTVISKTYNFDQMNRIGVMGFSNTWPAMQGVENLFAKYLIDAGFKVVERAQLESVLKEHNISVSGYLSPETTREIGKILGVDVLLIGEVSSYTPARTELTMTATRRTEARPVYTQDVMQLPDGTYVGYTRNVGTQYTHSTDVRPTEYTINARVGIIAKLVDVETAEIIWIGSDEASSSSALDAADYIARGLVKSFTKELTKLQEQK is encoded by the coding sequence ATGAAGAAAATTTTAACTCTGGCGTTGTTTTGCCTGCTGGCGCTAAACGGCTGTACGCCCAAAACCGTCATCAGCAAAACGTACAATTTTGACCAAATGAACCGCATCGGCGTGATGGGGTTCAGCAACACTTGGCCGGCCATGCAGGGCGTGGAAAACCTGTTTGCCAAATATCTGATTGACGCCGGATTTAAAGTGGTGGAGCGCGCCCAGCTGGAAAGCGTGCTAAAAGAGCACAACATTTCCGTTTCGGGGTATTTATCGCCGGAAACGACGCGCGAAATCGGTAAAATTTTAGGAGTGGACGTGCTGCTGATCGGCGAAGTAAGTTCGTACACGCCGGCCCGCACGGAACTGACGATGACGGCCACCCGCCGCACGGAAGCGCGCCCGGTGTACACGCAGGACGTGATGCAGCTGCCGGACGGCACTTATGTGGGATATACCCGCAACGTGGGCACGCAATATACCCACTCGACGGACGTGCGCCCCACGGAATACACCATTAACGCGCGGGTGGGCATTATCGCCAAGCTGGTGGATGTGGAAACGGCCGAAATTATTTGGATCGGCTCGGACGAAGCGTCTTCCTCCAGCGCGCTGGACGCGGCCGATTATATTGCCCGCGGACTAGTAAAAAGTTTTACCAAAGAGCTTACCAAACTCCAGGAACAAAAATGA
- a CDS encoding KdsC family phosphatase, translating to MNTLSQEFIQKARRLKLLLTDVDGVMTNGTLSFFTDEKGVAREIKNFESLDGMGLLFLAYCGIQTGIVSKGASNTLEFWAKELGMNYLFYNTSVKHHALEFLQKEYGILPEETAFIGDDLIDLGLLSRVGLPLAVANSVPEAKALALYTSPRHGGAAAVRDIAEQILRARGAWEQVVQDNISGRFQNPKRPLRIVKGL from the coding sequence ATGAACACCCTCAGTCAGGAATTTATCCAAAAAGCGCGCCGCCTCAAGCTGCTGCTGACCGATGTGGACGGCGTGATGACCAACGGCACGCTAAGCTTCTTTACGGACGAAAAAGGCGTGGCGCGCGAAATTAAAAATTTTGAATCGCTAGACGGCATGGGCCTCTTGTTTTTGGCGTATTGCGGCATTCAGACGGGCATCGTGTCCAAGGGCGCCAGCAACACGCTGGAGTTTTGGGCGAAAGAATTGGGCATGAATTATCTGTTCTACAACACCTCTGTCAAACACCATGCGTTGGAATTTTTGCAAAAAGAATACGGCATCTTGCCCGAAGAAACGGCTTTCATCGGCGACGATTTAATTGACCTGGGTCTGCTCTCTCGCGTGGGGCTGCCCTTGGCGGTGGCCAACAGCGTGCCCGAAGCCAAAGCGTTGGCGCTCTACACCTCCCCCCGCCACGGCGGCGCCGCCGCCGTGCGCGACATTGCCGAACAAATCCTGCGGGCCCGCGGCGCGTGGGAGCAAGTCGTGCAGGACAACATCTCCGGCCGCTTTCAAAACCCCAAACGGCCGCTTCGTATTGTAAAAGGGTTGTAA
- a CDS encoding outer membrane protein: MKKLLLLCALCLAVPAAAQEYYGLQEYGLRKNTTRIEFYGGMVLPQDSWFHNGQEVDLGGTGWTAGLGFVRNITPVFALGVDANYAQPGDGDNFTSGGQNAYYRTGIATGLVTGRINFFPSQSTRLYIPVGIGVGHMFARQKNEDGSHLTTDSTDLATMLGLGLEFDIDETVIFGVEGRYYYLDANDEFHDALGKGHYHYLTVMLKFGTRF; the protein is encoded by the coding sequence ATGAAAAAATTACTTTTGCTGTGTGCTTTGTGCCTGGCCGTGCCTGCCGCCGCGCAGGAATACTACGGCCTGCAGGAATACGGCCTGCGCAAAAACACCACCCGGATTGAATTTTACGGCGGGATGGTGCTGCCGCAGGACAGCTGGTTTCACAACGGCCAAGAAGTGGATTTGGGCGGCACCGGCTGGACGGCCGGCTTGGGCTTTGTGCGCAACATTACCCCGGTATTCGCCTTGGGGGTAGACGCCAACTACGCGCAGCCCGGCGACGGAGACAATTTTACCTCCGGCGGCCAGAACGCCTACTACCGCACCGGCATTGCCACCGGGCTCGTGACGGGGCGCATTAACTTCTTCCCCTCGCAGTCCACCCGCCTCTATATCCCCGTAGGCATCGGGGTAGGGCATATGTTTGCCCGCCAGAAAAACGAAGACGGCTCCCACCTGACGACCGACAGCACCGACCTGGCCACCATGCTGGGGCTGGGGTTGGAATTTGATATTGACGAAACGGTCATCTTCGGTGTGGAAGGGCGCTACTATTATTTGGACGCCAACGACGAATTCCACGATGCGCTGGGCAAAGGGCATTACCATTATTTAACGGTTATGCTTAAGTTCGGCACGCGTTTCTAA